The following proteins come from a genomic window of Paramisgurnus dabryanus chromosome 19, PD_genome_1.1, whole genome shotgun sequence:
- the mbpa gene encoding myelin basic protein isoform X5, with protein MATASTSGQSPFGLGRKKRAPGLLDQIGRFFGGDKKRKGKRPHHSSTRRRGDVNPVVHFFRSFVSSPRPKSRWRELLGLASSSPRASESIRSPRRRRREQNTLSRIFNLGESRSRSPPKRWSTIF; from the exons ATGGCCACTGCAAGCACTTCTGGACAAAGCCCCTTTGGGCTGGGCAGGAAGAAGAGGGCCCCTGGTCTCCTGGATCAAATTGGCAGGTTCTTTGGAGGGGACAAAAAGAGGAAGGGAAAG AGACCCCATCACTCTTCAACCCGTCGCCGTGGAGATGTCAATCCCGTGGTGCACTTCTTCAGGAGCTTT GTTTCCTCTCCTCGCCCCAAGTCCAGG TGGAGAGAACTATTGGGCCTG GCTTCTTCATCACCGCGTGCCTCGGAGAGCATTAGATCCCCACGCAGGCGCAGAAGAGAACAGAATACACTCTCCCGAATCTTCAACCTG GGAGAAAGCAGATCTCGCTCTCCACCCAAACGCTGGAGCACCATCTTCTGA
- the mbpa gene encoding myelin basic protein isoform X3, which produces MATASTSGQSPFGLGRKKRAPGLLDQIGRFFGGDKKRKGKGSFRGHLSSSPQRPHHSSTRRRGDVNPVVHFFRSFVSSPRPKSRWRELLGLASSSPRASESIRSPRRRRREQNTLSRIFNLGESRSRSPPKRWSTIF; this is translated from the exons ATGGCCACTGCAAGCACTTCTGGACAAAGCCCCTTTGGGCTGGGCAGGAAGAAGAGGGCCCCTGGTCTCCTGGATCAAATTGGCAGGTTCTTTGGAGGGGACAAAAAGAGGAAGGGAAAG GGCTCATTTCGTGGTCACCTCTCCTCCTCTCCACAGAGACCCCATCACTCTTCAACCCGTCGCCGTGGAGATGTCAATCCCGTGGTGCACTTCTTCAGGAGCTTT GTTTCCTCTCCTCGCCCCAAGTCCAGG TGGAGAGAACTATTGGGCCTG GCTTCTTCATCACCGCGTGCCTCGGAGAGCATTAGATCCCCACGCAGGCGCAGAAGAGAACAGAATACACTCTCCCGAATCTTCAACCTG GGAGAAAGCAGATCTCGCTCTCCACCCAAACGCTGGAGCACCATCTTCTGA
- the mbpa gene encoding uncharacterized protein mbpa isoform X2: protein MATASTSGQSPFGLGRKKRAPGLLDQIGRFFGGDKKRKGKRPHHSSTRRRGDVNPVVHFFRSFVSSPRPKSRWRELLGLSDSLLLDDFDTARLFLNRSRLLHHRVPRRALDPHAGAEENRIHSPESSTWEKADLALHPNAGAPSSEPIVNQNNTKMEESKTDEEKKTEREDLCPTDSQFAASLTD from the exons ATGGCCACTGCAAGCACTTCTGGACAAAGCCCCTTTGGGCTGGGCAGGAAGAAGAGGGCCCCTGGTCTCCTGGATCAAATTGGCAGGTTCTTTGGAGGGGACAAAAAGAGGAAGGGAAAG AGACCCCATCACTCTTCAACCCGTCGCCGTGGAGATGTCAATCCCGTGGTGCACTTCTTCAGGAGCTTT GTTTCCTCTCCTCGCCCCAAGTCCAGG TGGAGAGAACTATTGGGCCTG AGCGACTCTCTGCTTCTTGATGACTTTGACACAGCACGGCTTTTTCTGAATCGCAGCCG GCTTCTTCATCACCGCGTGCCTCGGAGAGCATTAGATCCCCACGCAGGCGCAGAAGAGAACAGAATACACTCTCCCGAATCTTCAACCTG GGAGAAAGCAGATCTCGCTCTCCACCCAAACGCTGGAGCACCATCTTCTGAGCCCATCGTCAACCAGAACAACACCAAGATGGAAGAAAGTAAGACGGATGAAGAGAAAAAAACAGAGAGGGAGGACCTCTGCCCTACAGATTCACAATTTGCGGCGAGTTTAACAGACTAA
- the mbpa gene encoding myelin basic protein isoform X6, translated as MATASTSGQSPFGLGRKKRAPGLLDQIGRFFGGDKKRKGKRPHHSSTRRRGDVNPVVHFFRSFVSSPRPKSRASSSPRASESIRSPRRRRREQNTLSRIFNLGESRSRSPPKRWSTIF; from the exons ATGGCCACTGCAAGCACTTCTGGACAAAGCCCCTTTGGGCTGGGCAGGAAGAAGAGGGCCCCTGGTCTCCTGGATCAAATTGGCAGGTTCTTTGGAGGGGACAAAAAGAGGAAGGGAAAG AGACCCCATCACTCTTCAACCCGTCGCCGTGGAGATGTCAATCCCGTGGTGCACTTCTTCAGGAGCTTT GTTTCCTCTCCTCGCCCCAAGTCCAGG GCTTCTTCATCACCGCGTGCCTCGGAGAGCATTAGATCCCCACGCAGGCGCAGAAGAGAACAGAATACACTCTCCCGAATCTTCAACCTG GGAGAAAGCAGATCTCGCTCTCCACCCAAACGCTGGAGCACCATCTTCTGA
- the mbpa gene encoding myelin basic protein isoform X4, translated as MATASTSGQSPFGLGRKKRAPGLLDQIGRFFGGDKKRKGKGSFRGHLSSSPQRPHHSSTRRRGDVNPVVHFFRSFVSSPRPKSRASSSPRASESIRSPRRRRREQNTLSRIFNLGESRSRSPPKRWSTIF; from the exons ATGGCCACTGCAAGCACTTCTGGACAAAGCCCCTTTGGGCTGGGCAGGAAGAAGAGGGCCCCTGGTCTCCTGGATCAAATTGGCAGGTTCTTTGGAGGGGACAAAAAGAGGAAGGGAAAG GGCTCATTTCGTGGTCACCTCTCCTCCTCTCCACAGAGACCCCATCACTCTTCAACCCGTCGCCGTGGAGATGTCAATCCCGTGGTGCACTTCTTCAGGAGCTTT GTTTCCTCTCCTCGCCCCAAGTCCAGG GCTTCTTCATCACCGCGTGCCTCGGAGAGCATTAGATCCCCACGCAGGCGCAGAAGAGAACAGAATACACTCTCCCGAATCTTCAACCTG GGAGAAAGCAGATCTCGCTCTCCACCCAAACGCTGGAGCACCATCTTCTGA
- the mbpa gene encoding uncharacterized protein mbpa isoform X1 has product MATASTSGQSPFGLGRKKRAPGLLDQIGRFFGGDKKRKGKGSFRGHLSSSPQRPHHSSTRRRGDVNPVVHFFRSFVSSPRPKSRWRELLGLSDSLLLDDFDTARLFLNRSRLLHHRVPRRALDPHAGAEENRIHSPESSTWEKADLALHPNAGAPSSEPIVNQNNTKMEESKTDEEKKTEREDLCPTDSQFAASLTD; this is encoded by the exons ATGGCCACTGCAAGCACTTCTGGACAAAGCCCCTTTGGGCTGGGCAGGAAGAAGAGGGCCCCTGGTCTCCTGGATCAAATTGGCAGGTTCTTTGGAGGGGACAAAAAGAGGAAGGGAAAG GGCTCATTTCGTGGTCACCTCTCCTCCTCTCCACAGAGACCCCATCACTCTTCAACCCGTCGCCGTGGAGATGTCAATCCCGTGGTGCACTTCTTCAGGAGCTTT GTTTCCTCTCCTCGCCCCAAGTCCAGG TGGAGAGAACTATTGGGCCTG AGCGACTCTCTGCTTCTTGATGACTTTGACACAGCACGGCTTTTTCTGAATCGCAGCCG GCTTCTTCATCACCGCGTGCCTCGGAGAGCATTAGATCCCCACGCAGGCGCAGAAGAGAACAGAATACACTCTCCCGAATCTTCAACCTG GGAGAAAGCAGATCTCGCTCTCCACCCAAACGCTGGAGCACCATCTTCTGAGCCCATCGTCAACCAGAACAACACCAAGATGGAAGAAAGTAAGACGGATGAAGAGAAAAAAACAGAGAGGGAGGACCTCTGCCCTACAGATTCACAATTTGCGGCGAGTTTAACAGACTAA